One window from the genome of Acuticoccus sp. I52.16.1 encodes:
- a CDS encoding 4Fe-4S dicluster domain-containing protein, with amino-acid sequence MSVDRLLLCTCGGSQSVDPATAGTAIAAGDTRVCELLCTNEVAIAEAALEAPGHTVIACGQQTRQFADLAAERGAAERLTLVDIRDRAGWTDAGPAHPKQAALLAEAALPVPAAPALDIVSEGVALVLADAAGGEAALQAAAALAETLAVTVLFPTRPDGLTPTERFDLALGRVRTLTGALGRFETTVDGYAPADPAGRGAVSFAAATDGARSQCDVVVDLTGGAALVSAPHKRDGYVKADPKSPAAVAGAIAEAADLVGSFEKPLYVRFDASLCAHSRAAQPGCTRCLDLCPTGAITSAGDTVAIDPMICAGCGACAAVCPTGAASYDAPPVETLFARLSTMARAFRAAGGTAPRVLFHDDAFGGEMIALSARFGRGLPPDVIPLCVPNVELIGHAELMAALGVGFAAAFVLETPRTDGESLARELGFARAIALGAGQDAAARLAVIAPADPDALEEALWRAAPAPLAAQPVLPLGGRREVTRLAAKALAAQAFAAGEPAAPIPLPERAPYGAIRLDADACTLCLACVSLCPTGALADNPDKPQVRFQEAACVQCGICEATCPENAIALAPQLDLSNAAMSHRVLNEEEPFDCISCGKPFGVRSTIERIVEKLSGKHWMYTGSDNVRLIQMCDDCRVNAQYHSENSPFRMGDRPRVMTTADEIERNKKMN; translated from the coding sequence ATGTCAGTCGATCGCCTCCTGTTGTGCACCTGCGGCGGCAGCCAGTCCGTGGACCCGGCGACCGCCGGCACCGCGATCGCCGCCGGCGATACGCGGGTGTGCGAGCTTTTGTGCACGAACGAGGTCGCGATCGCCGAGGCCGCGCTGGAGGCGCCGGGGCACACCGTCATCGCCTGCGGCCAACAGACGCGCCAGTTCGCCGACCTCGCGGCCGAGCGCGGCGCCGCCGAGCGGCTGACCCTGGTCGACATCCGCGACCGTGCCGGCTGGACCGATGCCGGCCCGGCGCACCCCAAGCAGGCCGCGCTGCTGGCCGAGGCGGCGCTCCCCGTCCCCGCCGCCCCCGCGCTCGACATCGTCTCGGAGGGCGTCGCGCTGGTGCTGGCCGACGCGGCGGGCGGCGAGGCCGCTCTCCAGGCCGCCGCCGCGCTCGCCGAGACGCTCGCCGTCACCGTCCTCTTCCCCACGCGTCCCGATGGCCTCACACCGACCGAGCGGTTCGACCTCGCCCTCGGCCGCGTGCGCACCCTCACCGGCGCGCTCGGCCGCTTCGAGACCACCGTCGACGGATACGCCCCCGCCGATCCGGCCGGGCGCGGCGCGGTCTCGTTCGCCGCAGCGACCGACGGGGCGCGCTCGCAGTGCGACGTGGTGGTGGACCTCACCGGCGGCGCGGCGCTCGTCTCCGCCCCGCACAAGCGCGACGGCTACGTGAAGGCGGACCCGAAGAGCCCCGCCGCCGTCGCCGGCGCGATCGCCGAGGCGGCGGACCTCGTCGGCAGCTTCGAGAAACCGCTTTATGTGCGGTTCGACGCGTCGCTGTGTGCCCACAGCCGGGCCGCGCAGCCCGGTTGCACCCGCTGCCTCGACCTGTGCCCCACCGGCGCCATCACCTCCGCCGGCGACACGGTGGCGATCGACCCGATGATCTGCGCCGGCTGCGGGGCGTGCGCCGCCGTCTGCCCCACAGGCGCGGCGTCCTACGACGCGCCGCCGGTGGAAACGCTGTTCGCGCGGCTCTCGACGATGGCCCGTGCCTTCCGCGCCGCCGGCGGCACCGCCCCGCGCGTCCTTTTCCATGACGACGCGTTCGGGGGCGAGATGATCGCCCTTTCGGCCCGGTTCGGCCGCGGCCTGCCGCCGGACGTGATCCCGCTTTGCGTCCCCAACGTCGAGCTCATCGGCCATGCCGAGCTGATGGCGGCGCTCGGCGTCGGCTTCGCGGCCGCGTTCGTGCTGGAGACGCCGCGCACCGACGGCGAGAGCCTCGCCCGCGAACTCGGCTTCGCGCGGGCGATCGCCCTCGGCGCCGGGCAGGACGCCGCCGCGCGCCTCGCGGTGATCGCCCCCGCCGACCCGGACGCCCTCGAAGAGGCGCTGTGGCGGGCGGCCCCCGCGCCGCTCGCCGCGCAACCGGTCCTGCCGCTGGGGGGACGGCGCGAGGTGACGCGCCTCGCCGCCAAGGCGCTCGCCGCCCAGGCCTTCGCCGCGGGCGAGCCGGCCGCACCCATTCCGCTTCCCGAGCGTGCCCCCTACGGCGCGATTCGGCTGGACGCGGACGCCTGCACGCTGTGCCTCGCCTGCGTCTCGCTCTGCCCGACCGGCGCGCTCGCCGACAATCCGGACAAGCCGCAGGTGCGCTTCCAGGAGGCCGCCTGCGTGCAGTGCGGCATCTGCGAGGCGACGTGCCCGGAGAACGCCATCGCCCTCGCCCCGCAGCTCGACCTCTCCAACGCGGCGATGAGCCACCGCGTCCTCAACGAGGAGGAGCCGTTCGACTGCATCTCCTGCGGCAAGCCGTTCGGCGTGCGCTCGACCATCGAGCGGATCGTCGAGAAGCTGTCGGGCAAGCACTGGATGTACACCGGATCGGACAATGTGCGGCTGATCCAGATGTGCGATGATTGCCGCGTGAATGCGCAGTACCATTCCGAAAACTCGCCTTTCCGCATGGGCGACCGGCCGCGCGTGATGACCACGGCGGACGAGATCGAACGCAACAAGAAGATGAACTAG
- a CDS encoding DUF6494 family protein: MTDTTPDAFNMSLRKFLKTVGVTSQREIEEAVRAARESGALPAGPVNAKVVLSVEGLGLSHEVTGTIEMPGADD, from the coding sequence ATGACCGACACGACGCCAGACGCCTTCAACATGAGCCTGAGGAAGTTCCTCAAGACGGTCGGCGTCACCTCGCAGCGCGAGATCGAGGAGGCGGTGCGCGCCGCACGCGAGTCCGGCGCCCTGCCGGCCGGCCCGGTCAACGCCAAGGTCGTCCTCAGCGTCGAGGGGCTCGGCCTCTCGCACGAGGTGACCGGCACCATCGAGATGCCGGGCGCCGATGATTGA
- a CDS encoding DUF3305 domain-containing protein, which translates to MDEARAEDAADGPIQSRRARLPVGVVVRRTPGRTRWAKWIYRPVALIPGAPPADWRLMREADGIAEYHAATLSLELHRADVEGYRVSLAMTPPSAFVVMRPSGPRLDDPPHLFAITASAYEAQDHTDSAEQQVEAVPLPDGLAAFVEAFVEAHFADEPFVKRRRDKARVDLVEDGVGDRRIRQLADVYRAPGQQKRSSE; encoded by the coding sequence ATGGACGAGGCGAGGGCGGAGGACGCGGCCGACGGTCCCATCCAGTCTCGCCGGGCGCGGCTGCCGGTGGGGGTCGTGGTGCGCCGCACGCCGGGCCGCACGCGCTGGGCGAAGTGGATCTATCGCCCGGTGGCGCTGATTCCCGGCGCCCCGCCCGCCGACTGGCGCCTGATGCGCGAGGCGGACGGCATCGCCGAGTACCACGCCGCGACGCTCTCGCTCGAGTTGCACCGGGCCGACGTCGAGGGCTACCGCGTGTCGCTGGCGATGACGCCGCCGTCGGCCTTCGTGGTGATGCGCCCGTCCGGGCCGCGGCTGGACGATCCGCCGCACCTCTTCGCCATCACCGCCTCCGCCTACGAGGCGCAGGACCATACCGACAGTGCCGAGCAGCAGGTCGAGGCGGTGCCGCTGCCGGACGGGCTCGCCGCCTTCGTCGAGGCGTTCGTCGAGGCGCACTTCGCCGACGAGCCGTTCGTGAAGCGCCGGCGCGACAAGGCGCGGGTGGACCTGGTGGAGGACGGGGTGGGCGACCGCCGCATCCGCCAGCTTGCCGACGTCTACCGCGCGCCCGGCCAGCAGAAGCGGTCGTCCGAATGA
- a CDS encoding formate dehydrogenase subunit gamma gives MRWLDRWLAALLLAIVSVALVQPSFAQEQLPTKPDSGIARQPASLGKAGNSGTDAALDRIMARQRGEVISEPPRTAPASAGGADPHSAATIAGELGAGLSYPDAYRAIRYGTSDVTTTAHTPAAGVLIQTGGMEWLKLRRGPLREWGGILLLAVIGVLALFFLIRGRIRIRAGKSGRTILRFTFIERFAHWLLAGSFVLLALSGLFMLFGRNYLMDVMGKEAYSVGVTATKWVHNNVSWAFMLGLVLVLVFWVWHNIPSRTDWQWLKAGGGIVGKGHPHAKKFNAGQKVVFWVTILLGASVSASGLALLFPFELPMFAKTFAAIDWTGIPGLLGFQLPTELAPQEEQQLAQMWHAIVSFVMMAVILAHIYIGTVGMEGAFDAMGNGEVDLNWAREHHDLWVAEREQKAAARGAPDGAVAPAE, from the coding sequence ATGCGCTGGCTCGATAGGTGGCTCGCCGCCCTCCTTCTCGCGATCGTGTCGGTCGCGCTGGTTCAGCCGTCGTTCGCGCAGGAGCAGCTTCCGACGAAGCCGGACAGCGGCATCGCCCGCCAGCCCGCCTCGCTCGGCAAGGCCGGCAATTCCGGCACCGATGCCGCGCTCGACCGGATCATGGCCCGTCAACGCGGCGAGGTGATCAGCGAGCCGCCGCGCACGGCGCCCGCCTCGGCCGGCGGCGCTGATCCGCACTCCGCGGCCACCATCGCCGGCGAGCTGGGTGCCGGCCTCAGCTATCCGGACGCCTACCGCGCCATCCGCTACGGCACCAGCGACGTGACGACGACCGCGCACACCCCCGCCGCCGGGGTCCTGATCCAGACCGGCGGGATGGAGTGGCTGAAGCTCCGCCGCGGTCCGCTTCGCGAGTGGGGCGGGATCTTGCTGCTCGCCGTCATCGGGGTGCTGGCGCTGTTCTTCCTGATCCGCGGGCGCATCCGCATCCGCGCCGGCAAGTCCGGCCGTACCATCCTCCGTTTCACCTTCATCGAACGGTTCGCCCACTGGCTGCTGGCCGGCTCGTTCGTGCTCTTGGCGCTGTCCGGCCTCTTCATGTTGTTCGGGCGCAACTACCTGATGGACGTGATGGGCAAGGAGGCCTACTCCGTCGGCGTCACCGCGACCAAGTGGGTCCACAACAACGTGTCCTGGGCCTTCATGCTGGGGCTCGTGCTCGTGCTCGTCTTCTGGGTCTGGCACAACATTCCCAGCCGGACCGACTGGCAGTGGCTGAAGGCGGGGGGCGGCATCGTCGGCAAGGGCCACCCGCACGCCAAGAAGTTCAACGCGGGCCAGAAGGTCGTCTTCTGGGTGACGATCCTCCTGGGCGCGTCGGTGTCGGCCTCGGGTCTGGCGCTCCTCTTCCCGTTCGAGCTGCCGATGTTCGCCAAGACCTTCGCGGCGATCGACTGGACCGGCATCCCCGGCCTCCTCGGCTTCCAGCTGCCGACCGAGTTGGCGCCGCAGGAGGAGCAGCAGCTGGCGCAGATGTGGCACGCCATCGTCAGCTTCGTCATGATGGCGGTGATCCTGGCCCATATCTACATCGGCACCGTCGGCATGGAGGGTGCGTTCGACGCGATGGGGAACGGGGAGGTCGACCTCAACTGGGCCCGCGAGCACCACGACCTGTGGGTCGCCGAGCGCGAGCAGAAAGCGGCCGCGCGCGGGGCCCCGGACGGAGCCGTTGCGCCGGCCGAATGA
- a CDS encoding molecular chaperone, whose protein sequence is MPSETVPRAGRLDTATLDHPAITDEEAVRADLYGLLAALLSCAPDAATLRDLANLSGDASPLGAGVTALAKVAAQTEPRAAEREYNALFIGLGRGELVPYASFYLTGFLNEKPLAVLRGHMRRLGIVRAEGTSDPEDHIASLCEMMAGLIRGDYRATLSVTDQDAFFNTHIAPWAGHFFADLEGASGSLLYAPVGAIGRAFLDIEIEAFRMAGASASGRPQ, encoded by the coding sequence ATGCCTTCAGAGACGGTGCCCCGAGCCGGGCGCCTCGACACCGCAACCCTCGATCATCCCGCGATCACGGACGAGGAGGCGGTGCGTGCCGATCTCTACGGCCTTCTCGCCGCGCTGCTCTCCTGCGCGCCGGACGCCGCCACCCTGCGCGATCTTGCAAATTTGTCCGGTGACGCCAGCCCCCTGGGCGCGGGTGTGACGGCGCTCGCCAAGGTCGCCGCGCAGACCGAGCCGCGCGCCGCGGAGCGCGAGTACAACGCCCTCTTCATCGGCCTCGGCCGGGGCGAGCTGGTGCCCTATGCCAGCTTCTACCTGACCGGATTCCTCAACGAGAAGCCGCTCGCCGTCCTGCGCGGCCACATGCGCCGGCTCGGCATCGTCCGCGCCGAGGGCACGAGCGACCCCGAGGACCACATCGCCAGCCTGTGCGAGATGATGGCCGGGCTGATCCGCGGCGACTACCGCGCGACGCTGTCCGTCACCGATCAGGACGCGTTCTTCAACACCCACATCGCGCCCTGGGCCGGGCACTTCTTCGCCGATCTCGAGGGGGCGTCCGGCTCGCTGCTCTACGCCCCGGTCGGCGCCATCGGCCGGGCCTTCCTCGACATCGAGATCGAGGCGTTCCGCATGGCGGGGGCGTCTGCTTCAGGGAGACCACAATGA
- a CDS encoding DUF3306 domain-containing protein translates to MSTDNAFERWSRRKRGLPVDAPAPDDTAPAVPQARAAGDGPDEAHAAPLPEEAPESEAQFLERTGLADPETLGPGADFSAYLARTVPAALRRRAMRLLWRSNPVFANLDGLVDYDQDFTDAAASPGIVESAYQALRGYAKADPPPEAPPAAEGGGAAPRQAAESAAPADVAEAAGAADGLGSPASEEDAPPPVAAAPTPDESLEWDGSPAGAAAGPGGPPAAMRPRRMRFSVS, encoded by the coding sequence ATGAGCACCGACAACGCCTTCGAGCGCTGGTCGCGCCGCAAGCGAGGCCTTCCGGTCGACGCGCCGGCACCGGACGACACCGCGCCGGCGGTGCCGCAGGCGCGCGCTGCGGGCGATGGCCCGGACGAGGCGCACGCCGCGCCGCTCCCCGAAGAAGCACCCGAGTCGGAGGCGCAATTCCTGGAGCGCACCGGCCTTGCCGACCCCGAGACGCTGGGGCCGGGGGCCGACTTTTCCGCCTACCTGGCGCGCACCGTCCCGGCTGCGTTGCGGCGGCGGGCGATGCGTCTCCTGTGGCGCAGCAATCCGGTCTTCGCCAACCTCGACGGGCTGGTCGACTACGACCAGGATTTCACCGATGCAGCGGCTTCGCCGGGGATCGTCGAGAGCGCATACCAGGCTCTGCGCGGCTACGCGAAGGCCGACCCGCCGCCCGAGGCGCCGCCCGCCGCGGAGGGCGGTGGCGCCGCGCCGCGTCAGGCCGCGGAGTCGGCGGCGCCGGCGGATGTGGCGGAGGCGGCGGGCGCGGCAGATGGCCTCGGCTCGCCCGCCTCCGAGGAGGATGCGCCGCCGCCGGTCGCGGCCGCCCCCACCCCCGACGAAAGTCTCGAATGGGACGGTTCGCCGGCCGGGGCCGCGGCGGGACCCGGCGGCCCGCCCGCCGCGATGCGACCGCGACGCATGCGGTTTTCCGTCTCGTAA
- a CDS encoding Mrp/NBP35 family ATP-binding protein: MIDEAAVRAALSQIVDPGRGADIITGDQVKALTIKGGAVSFILEVDAARGAAMEPVRAAAERAVAALAGVERVSAIMTAHAVAGAPRTMPAADAPRPAPKPEPKTRPVAIPKPLGMTRPKNPPGVKTVIAVASGKGGVGKSTVAANLAVALAARGQKVGMLDADVYGPSQPRMLGVSGRPSSPDGNIILPHRNHGVTLMSLGLMVGEDEALAWRGPMLIGALQQMLRQVQWGRLDVLVVDLPPGTGDVQMTLCQNTDVAGAVIVSTPQDIALIDARKGIDMFKKMGTPILGVIENMSAFVCDGCGKVHHPFGHGGAKAEAARIGVPFLGEVPLDLDIRVAGDGGAPIVVLKPESPQAAAFMAVADALLASDALQAPAP; the protein is encoded by the coding sequence ATGATTGACGAGGCCGCGGTCCGCGCCGCCCTCTCCCAGATCGTCGATCCGGGACGTGGCGCGGACATCATCACCGGCGACCAGGTCAAGGCGCTCACCATCAAGGGCGGCGCGGTGAGCTTCATCCTGGAGGTGGACGCCGCGCGCGGGGCCGCGATGGAGCCGGTGCGCGCCGCGGCCGAGCGGGCGGTCGCCGCACTCGCCGGGGTGGAACGCGTCTCGGCGATCATGACGGCGCACGCCGTCGCCGGTGCGCCGCGCACGATGCCGGCGGCCGACGCGCCCCGACCCGCGCCCAAACCGGAGCCGAAGACGCGCCCCGTCGCCATCCCCAAGCCGCTCGGCATGACGCGGCCGAAGAACCCGCCGGGGGTGAAGACGGTGATCGCCGTCGCCTCCGGCAAAGGCGGCGTCGGCAAGTCGACCGTGGCCGCGAACCTTGCCGTGGCGCTGGCGGCGCGCGGGCAGAAGGTCGGCATGCTGGACGCCGACGTCTACGGGCCGAGCCAGCCGCGCATGTTGGGCGTGTCCGGCCGCCCGTCGAGCCCGGACGGCAACATCATCCTCCCCCACCGCAACCACGGCGTGACCTTGATGTCGCTGGGGCTGATGGTGGGCGAGGACGAGGCGCTCGCCTGGCGCGGGCCGATGCTGATCGGCGCCTTGCAGCAGATGCTGCGACAGGTGCAGTGGGGCCGGCTCGACGTCCTGGTCGTCGACCTGCCGCCCGGCACCGGCGACGTGCAGATGACGCTCTGCCAGAACACCGACGTCGCGGGCGCGGTCATCGTTTCCACCCCGCAGGACATCGCGCTGATCGACGCGCGCAAGGGGATCGACATGTTCAAGAAGATGGGCACGCCCATCCTCGGCGTGATCGAGAACATGTCGGCCTTCGTGTGCGACGGGTGCGGCAAGGTGCACCACCCGTTCGGCCACGGCGGCGCCAAGGCGGAGGCGGCGCGCATCGGCGTGCCGTTCCTCGGCGAAGTGCCGCTCGACCTTGACATTCGTGTCGCCGGCGACGGGGGCGCGCCCATCGTCGTCCTGAAGCCGGAGAGCCCGCAGGCAGCCGCCTTCATGGCCGTCGCCGACGCGCTCCTCGCCTCCGACGCGCTGCAGGCCCCCGCCCCGTGA
- the fdh3B gene encoding formate dehydrogenase FDH3 subunit beta has translation MARAKFLCDSERCIECNACVTACKNENEVPWGINRRRVVTINDGQAGERSISVACMHCSDAPCMAVCPTDCFYQTSDGIVLHSKDLCIGCGYCFYACPFGAPQYPQAGNFGSRGKMDKCTFCSGGPEPDNSVAEFAKYGRNRIAEGKLPLCAEMCSTKALLAGDGDDVSDIYRERVVARGFGSGAWGWGTAYGTQQN, from the coding sequence ATGGCACGCGCAAAATTCCTGTGTGACTCCGAACGCTGCATCGAGTGCAACGCCTGCGTCACCGCCTGCAAGAACGAGAACGAGGTGCCCTGGGGCATCAACCGCCGCCGCGTCGTGACGATCAACGACGGGCAGGCGGGGGAGCGCTCCATCTCGGTCGCCTGCATGCATTGCTCGGACGCGCCCTGCATGGCCGTCTGTCCGACCGACTGCTTCTACCAGACGTCCGACGGCATCGTGCTGCACTCCAAGGACCTGTGCATCGGCTGCGGCTACTGCTTCTACGCCTGCCCGTTCGGCGCGCCGCAGTACCCGCAGGCCGGCAACTTCGGCTCCCGCGGCAAGATGGACAAGTGCACCTTCTGCTCGGGCGGACCGGAGCCGGACAACTCGGTCGCCGAGTTCGCCAAGTACGGCCGCAACCGCATCGCCGAGGGCAAGCTGCCGCTGTGCGCCGAGATGTGCTCCACCAAGGCGCTGCTCGCCGGTGACGGGGACGACGTGTCCGACATCTACCGCGAGCGCGTCGTGGCGCGCGGCTTCGGCTCCGGCGCCTGGGGCTGGGGCACCGCCTACGGCACGCAGCAGAACTGA
- a CDS encoding formate dehydrogenase subunit alpha yields MLRKTSTGAQRAARGGAIFAQAARHTVDRRTFLRGSGLAVGGLAAFGALRPGRTAKAAEEIIDPATPTVIKKSVCTHCSVGCTVMAEVQDGVWTGQEPGWDSPFNLGSHCAKGASVREHAHGERRLKYPMKMVGGEWTRVSWDQAIDEIGDQMLQIRETSGPDSVYWLGSAKHSNEQAYLMRKFAAYWGTNNVDHQARICHSTTVAGVANTWGYGAMTNSYNDIHNSKAIFIIGGNPAEAHPVSLLHVLRAKEQNNAPLIVCDPRFTRTAAHATEYVRFRPGSDVALVWGILWHIFDNQWEDTEFIRTRVWGMDQIREEVAKWTPEETERVTGVPGSQLQRVAKTLVDHKPGTVIWCMGGTQHTNGNNNTRAYCILQLALGNMGVAGGGTNIFRGHDNVQGATDLGVLADTLPGYYGLSDGSWAHWARVWDEDLEWLKGRFAVMPGAGEGGADRMMINENGITVSRWIDGVLEPAEAIDQPDNTKAMVFWGHASNSLTRMPEIKTAMEKLDLLVIIDPYPTVSAILHDRKDGVYLLPASTQFETYGSVTASNRSLQWREKVVEPLFESLPDHTIMAKFAQKFGFHDRIFRNIEVVDGEPVIEDLTREFNRGMWTIGYTGQSPERMKAHMANQHTFDRTTLRAVGGPCDGDFYGMPWPCWGTAEMNHPGTANLYDMSMPVAEGGLTFRARFGVERDGDNLLAEGVYSVGSEIEDGYPEFTMAMLQELGWDGDLKPFERRMIEYVSGVSKQRPSQEDVGESEFTPDEMPSDYDKTVGGVNWKTDLSGGIQRVAIAHGCAPFGNAKARAVVWTFPDPVPLHREPLYSNRRDLVADYPTYADKKFWRVPTLYASIQEKDVSEEFPIILTSGRLVEYEGGGDETRSNPWLAELQQEMFIEVNPRDANDIGVRDGGFVWVEGPEGGKVRVKALVTERVGDGVAFMPFHFGGHYQGEDLRSKYPKGADPYVLGESTNTAQTYGYDSVTQMQETKATLCKISAA; encoded by the coding sequence ATGCTCAGGAAGACTTCCACCGGGGCTCAGCGGGCCGCGCGGGGCGGCGCCATCTTCGCCCAGGCTGCGCGCCACACGGTCGATCGCCGGACGTTCCTCAGGGGGTCGGGCCTCGCGGTCGGCGGGCTCGCCGCGTTCGGGGCGCTGCGCCCCGGCCGCACCGCCAAGGCGGCCGAGGAGATCATCGACCCCGCGACCCCCACCGTCATCAAGAAGTCCGTCTGCACCCACTGCTCGGTCGGCTGCACCGTGATGGCCGAGGTGCAGGACGGGGTGTGGACCGGCCAGGAGCCCGGCTGGGACAGCCCCTTCAACCTCGGCTCCCACTGCGCCAAGGGCGCCTCGGTCCGCGAGCACGCCCACGGCGAGCGGCGGCTGAAATACCCGATGAAGATGGTCGGCGGGGAGTGGACCCGCGTCTCCTGGGATCAGGCGATCGACGAGATCGGCGATCAGATGCTCCAGATCCGTGAAACCTCGGGTCCGGACTCGGTCTATTGGCTCGGCTCGGCCAAGCATTCCAACGAGCAAGCCTACCTGATGCGCAAGTTCGCCGCCTACTGGGGCACGAACAACGTCGACCATCAGGCGCGTATCTGCCACTCCACCACGGTCGCGGGCGTCGCCAATACGTGGGGGTACGGCGCGATGACCAACTCCTACAACGACATCCACAATTCCAAGGCGATCTTCATCATCGGCGGCAACCCCGCCGAGGCGCACCCGGTCTCGCTGCTTCACGTCCTGCGCGCCAAGGAGCAGAACAACGCGCCGCTCATCGTGTGCGACCCGCGCTTCACCCGCACCGCCGCGCATGCGACCGAATACGTGCGCTTCCGCCCCGGCAGCGACGTGGCGCTGGTATGGGGCATCCTCTGGCACATCTTCGACAACCAGTGGGAAGACACCGAATTCATCCGCACCCGCGTGTGGGGCATGGACCAGATCCGCGAAGAGGTCGCCAAGTGGACGCCCGAAGAGACCGAGCGCGTCACCGGCGTTCCCGGCTCGCAGCTTCAGCGCGTCGCCAAGACGCTGGTCGACCATAAGCCCGGCACCGTCATCTGGTGCATGGGCGGCACGCAGCACACCAACGGCAACAACAACACCCGCGCCTACTGCATCCTGCAGCTGGCGCTCGGCAACATGGGCGTCGCCGGCGGCGGTACCAACATCTTCCGCGGCCACGACAACGTGCAAGGCGCGACCGACCTCGGCGTCCTGGCCGACACGCTGCCCGGCTACTACGGCCTGTCCGACGGGTCGTGGGCACACTGGGCGCGCGTGTGGGACGAGGACCTCGAGTGGCTGAAGGGCCGCTTCGCCGTGATGCCCGGCGCCGGCGAGGGCGGGGCCGACCGCATGATGATCAACGAGAACGGCATCACGGTGAGCCGCTGGATCGACGGTGTGCTGGAGCCGGCCGAGGCGATCGACCAGCCCGACAACACCAAGGCGATGGTCTTCTGGGGGCACGCGTCCAACTCGCTGACGCGCATGCCGGAGATCAAGACGGCGATGGAGAAGCTCGACCTCCTCGTCATCATCGACCCATACCCGACCGTGTCGGCGATCCTGCACGACCGCAAGGACGGGGTGTACCTGCTGCCCGCCTCGACCCAGTTCGAGACCTACGGCTCGGTGACCGCCTCCAACCGCTCGCTGCAATGGCGCGAGAAGGTGGTCGAGCCGCTGTTCGAGAGCCTGCCCGATCACACCATCATGGCCAAGTTCGCGCAGAAATTCGGCTTCCACGACCGCATCTTCCGCAACATCGAGGTGGTCGACGGCGAGCCGGTGATCGAGGACCTGACCCGCGAGTTCAACCGCGGCATGTGGACGATCGGCTACACCGGCCAGAGCCCCGAGCGCATGAAGGCGCACATGGCCAACCAGCACACCTTCGACCGCACCACGCTGCGGGCGGTCGGCGGCCCGTGCGACGGCGACTTCTACGGCATGCCCTGGCCCTGCTGGGGGACGGCCGAGATGAACCACCCCGGCACCGCCAACCTCTACGACATGTCGATGCCGGTGGCCGAGGGCGGCCTCACCTTCCGCGCCCGCTTCGGCGTCGAGCGGGACGGCGACAACCTGCTGGCCGAGGGCGTCTACTCCGTCGGCTCGGAGATCGAGGACGGCTATCCCGAGTTCACGATGGCGATGCTCCAGGAGCTCGGCTGGGACGGCGACCTGAAACCCTTCGAGCGCCGCATGATCGAGTACGTCTCCGGCGTCTCCAAGCAGCGGCCCTCGCAGGAGGACGTCGGCGAGAGCGAGTTCACGCCCGACGAGATGCCCTCCGACTACGACAAGACCGTCGGCGGCGTGAACTGGAAGACCGACCTCTCCGGCGGCATCCAGCGCGTCGCCATCGCCCACGGCTGCGCCCCCTTCGGCAACGCCAAGGCCCGCGCCGTGGTGTGGACCTTCCCGGACCCCGTGCCGCTCCACCGCGAGCCGCTCTACTCCAACCGCCGCGACCTCGTCGCCGACTATCCGACCTACGCGGACAAGAAGTTCTGGCGCGTTCCGACGCTCTACGCCTCCATCCAGGAGAAGGACGTCTCCGAGGAATTCCCGATCATCCTCACCTCCGGCCGCCTGGTCGAGTACGAGGGCGGCGGCGACGAGACCCGCTCCAACCCGTGGCTCGCCGAGCTGCAGCAGGAGATGTTCATCGAGGTGAACCCGCGCGACGCCAACGACATCGGCGTGCGTGACGGCGGCTTTGTCTGGGTCGAGGGGCCGGAGGGCGGCAAGGTCCGCGTCAAGGCGCTGGTGACCGAGCGGGTGGGCGACGGGGTCGCCTTCATGCCCTTCCACTTCGGCGGCCACTACCAGGGCGAGGATCTGCGCTCGAAGTATCCGAAGGGGGCCGACCCGTACGTCCTGGGCGAATCCACCAACACCGCCCAGACATACGGCTACGACAGCGTCACCCAGATGCAAGAAACCAAAGCCACGCTCTGCAAGATCTCGGCGGCGTAG